A DNA window from Citrobacter tructae contains the following coding sequences:
- the dcuC gene encoding C4-dicarboxylate transporter DcuC, whose product MIQVFVALLVIVVVARLILKGYRAEPVLFIAGLVLMICTGLTGWGSVLPKGVAGTGISFLDPFEVMRDLFSTRAADLGLMIMALMGFAHYMDHIGANEAVVRVVTKPLRTLRSPYILLFFSYLLASLLQLAIPSATGLAVLLMGTMFPIMLGLGLSAASAAGVIATSLGVAYTPTAIDAIRGSKAVNMDVVEYVVYHQGPAALATVLVVGICHFFWQRYCDRKAGTLPREIGSAEIIDSGKAPAFYALLPMLPILMAVGSSAMFVSGINLNIITIVLISMAICMLIEWLRARDLKSVCEGFSHFLKGMGTAFTGVVGLLVAAGVFAHGIKVIGAIDQLILMAEHVGLPPFAMAVVFALVTLAAAIIMGSGNAPFLAFVELIPQIAASMGANAVAMILPMQQASHMGRAISPVSGVVIAVSSGAKITPFDVVKRTAVPLIVGFITHTLIIGIFY is encoded by the coding sequence ATGATCCAGGTCTTTGTTGCCCTCCTGGTTATTGTGGTGGTCGCCCGACTGATCCTCAAAGGTTATCGTGCTGAGCCCGTGTTATTCATTGCGGGTTTGGTGTTGATGATTTGTACCGGCTTAACCGGATGGGGTTCCGTATTGCCGAAAGGGGTTGCCGGTACGGGAATTTCATTTCTCGATCCGTTCGAAGTGATGCGCGATCTCTTCAGTACGCGTGCCGCCGATCTCGGTTTAATGATTATGGCGTTAATGGGATTTGCGCATTATATGGATCACATCGGGGCAAATGAGGCCGTGGTGCGTGTCGTGACGAAACCATTACGCACACTGCGGTCGCCCTATATTTTGCTTTTTTTCTCCTATCTGCTCGCCAGCCTGCTGCAACTGGCCATCCCTTCAGCTACCGGGCTCGCCGTGTTACTGATGGGAACAATGTTCCCGATTATGCTGGGGTTAGGTCTCTCTGCGGCCTCTGCTGCTGGCGTGATTGCCACCTCGCTCGGGGTGGCGTACACCCCGACGGCAATTGATGCTATTCGTGGCTCTAAAGCGGTCAATATGGATGTGGTGGAATATGTTGTTTACCACCAGGGACCTGCGGCTCTGGCAACCGTACTGGTTGTGGGGATCTGCCACTTTTTCTGGCAGAGGTATTGCGATCGTAAAGCGGGGACGTTACCACGGGAAATCGGCAGCGCTGAGATTATTGACTCAGGAAAAGCACCGGCTTTTTATGCGTTACTCCCCATGCTTCCAATACTGATGGCGGTGGGATCATCCGCAATGTTTGTCAGCGGTATTAACCTGAATATTATCACCATTGTCCTCATTTCAATGGCTATATGTATGCTGATTGAATGGTTACGAGCGCGTGATCTAAAGTCAGTATGTGAAGGATTCAGCCATTTTCTTAAAGGAATGGGCACCGCGTTTACCGGTGTGGTTGGGTTGCTGGTTGCGGCGGGTGTTTTCGCACATGGTATTAAAGTTATTGGCGCGATCGATCAATTAATTTTGATGGCAGAACACGTGGGTTTACCGCCATTTGCCATGGCTGTCGTGTTTGCACTGGTGACGCTTGCAGCCGCTATCATCATGGGATCGGGGAATGCGCCATTCCTGGCATTTGTTGAGCTTATCCCGCAAATTGCCGCAAGTATGGGGGCTAATGCCGTTGCGATGATCCTGCCAATGCAGCAAGCATCTCATATGGGACGGGCTATTTCACCTGTCTCCGGCGTTGTGATTGCCGTTTCAAGTGGTGCGAAGATTACGCCTTTTGATGTGGTAAAACGTACCGCCGTACCGTTAATTGTGGGCTTTATTACCCATACACTTATCATCGGTATTTTCTATTAA
- the pepT gene encoding peptidase T: MDIVERFLNYTKINTTTSRENGANGIMPSSPGQMVLAKLLAAELEALGMEHIEVRDTAIVTATLPGNTEDNIPVVSFFGHLDTSAEQTADTNAQRLHYRGGDLCLNKELNIYLRESEFPELKNYIGDDLLVTDGTSLLGADDKAAIAAIMNALQYLVAHPEIKHGPVKVGFVPDEEQGLRGAKAFDVASFGADFGYTLDCCGIGEFVYENWNAGDAEIIFTGQSAHPMSAKGKLKNSLLMAHKFIAMLPGGEAPEYTEGREGYYWVKQLQGNSARTVLKLDIRDFSEEGYKARMAFIRQLAVSTCALWGENSVVCHLADRYANVFNSLQGQAHYPVDIAMRAYQKCGITPQPVAMRGGYDGAVLSQKGLPCPNIFTGAHNFHSIYEYLPVRSLRAASDVVVAVIEETFAEFATGRAQS; the protein is encoded by the coding sequence ATGGATATTGTTGAACGCTTTCTTAACTACACCAAAATCAATACCACGACTTCAAGAGAAAACGGTGCTAATGGCATCATGCCATCCTCTCCTGGTCAGATGGTACTGGCAAAACTACTGGCTGCAGAACTTGAAGCATTAGGTATGGAACACATTGAGGTCCGGGATACCGCCATTGTGACGGCAACACTGCCTGGGAATACAGAGGATAATATTCCCGTCGTTTCCTTCTTCGGTCATCTGGATACCAGTGCGGAACAGACTGCGGACACCAATGCGCAACGCCTGCATTATCGCGGTGGGGATTTGTGTCTGAACAAAGAACTGAATATTTATCTGCGCGAAAGTGAATTTCCGGAATTGAAAAATTATATTGGCGATGACCTGCTCGTGACTGATGGAACCAGCCTGTTAGGGGCTGATGATAAAGCAGCCATCGCCGCGATTATGAATGCCTTACAGTATCTGGTCGCGCATCCGGAGATTAAGCACGGGCCTGTAAAGGTTGGCTTTGTTCCTGATGAGGAGCAGGGATTGCGCGGCGCCAAAGCCTTTGACGTTGCCAGTTTTGGCGCTGACTTTGGCTATACCCTGGATTGCTGCGGGATCGGTGAGTTTGTCTATGAGAACTGGAATGCAGGTGATGCAGAAATCATCTTTACCGGCCAGTCCGCACATCCTATGTCAGCCAAAGGTAAGCTGAAGAACTCTTTACTGATGGCCCATAAGTTCATCGCTATGCTACCTGGCGGAGAAGCCCCTGAATATACAGAAGGTCGCGAAGGGTATTACTGGGTAAAACAGTTGCAGGGCAACAGTGCCCGCACGGTGCTTAAGTTGGATATTCGCGATTTCAGTGAAGAAGGTTATAAGGCACGTATGGCATTTATTCGCCAGCTTGCCGTCAGTACCTGCGCGCTGTGGGGCGAAAATAGCGTGGTCTGCCACTTAGCCGATCGTTATGCAAATGTGTTCAACAGTCTGCAGGGCCAGGCGCATTATCCTGTTGATATTGCGATGCGCGCCTATCAGAAATGTGGCATTACTCCACAGCCTGTCGCCATGCGCGGCGGATATGACGGCGCGGTGCTGTCGCAAAAAGGATTGCCTTGCCCGAATATTTTTACCGGTGCTCATAATTTTCATTCAATTTATGAATACCTGCCTGTACGTTCACTGCGGGCAGCCAGTGATGTCGTGGTGGCGGTGATTGAGGAGACGTTCGCTGAGTTTGCCACAGGGAGAGCTCAGTCATGA
- a CDS encoding DJ-1/PfpI family protein — protein sequence MLMKKILMLVGDYVEDYETMVPFQALKMLGHRVDAVCPDKSEGDYVQTAIHDFDGAQTYSEKPGHRFTLNANFADARAADYDALLIPGGRAPEYLRLNPDVIQLVQDFNSAGKPIAAVCHGPQLLAAAGVLENRTCSAYPACAPEIRLSGGHYADIGIDQAHVDGNLVTAPAWPAHPEWLAKFVDVLMK from the coding sequence ATGTTAATGAAGAAAATACTGATGCTGGTTGGAGATTATGTCGAAGATTATGAAACGATGGTGCCTTTTCAGGCGCTGAAAATGTTAGGCCATCGCGTTGACGCCGTCTGCCCGGATAAAAGCGAGGGAGACTATGTTCAAACCGCCATTCATGATTTTGACGGGGCGCAGACATACAGCGAAAAGCCCGGCCATCGTTTTACCCTAAATGCAAATTTTGCTGATGCGCGGGCTGCCGATTATGACGCGCTGCTGATCCCCGGAGGACGTGCCCCGGAGTATCTGCGGCTGAACCCGGATGTCATTCAACTGGTACAGGACTTCAACTCAGCGGGTAAACCTATTGCCGCCGTTTGTCATGGTCCACAGCTGTTAGCGGCGGCCGGGGTGTTAGAAAATCGTACCTGTAGCGCCTATCCGGCCTGTGCGCCTGAAATTCGCCTGAGCGGCGGGCATTACGCGGATATCGGCATTGACCAGGCCCACGTCGATGGCAATCTGGTAACCGCGCCAGCATGGCCAGCACATCCTGAATGGCTGGCCAAATTTGTTGACGTGTTAATGAAGTAA
- a CDS encoding agmatine deiminase family protein, protein MITRRSFVRQSLVTSTSMLLASMAGISFSQFARAAENRRWQMPDEGAPHAATWMAFGASAEIWEPHLLSVVQRNLALVAKTIAAFEPVNMLVREEDRDIAARLCGPSVNLLVHPIDDLWIRDTGPVFVKSAHGALGGVGFNFNGWGDKQEHERDAEVAEFVTDDVNAEFIRSSLTLEGGGIEVDGEGTAIITESCVLNPNRNPGVSKAECEAELKRLLGLEKIIWLPGIAGKDITDGHTDFYARFTHPGTVVAGIEQDPSSFDYAVTRRHLEILRAATDAQGRRLKVVTLEGPSTIRQTYAGDDFAAGYINFYVCNGAVIAPEFGDKRTDRNTRAILQELFAEREIIQLNIDGIAAGGGGIHCATQQQPR, encoded by the coding sequence ATGATAACAAGACGTTCGTTCGTCAGGCAGAGTCTGGTCACTTCAACGAGCATGTTACTCGCCAGTATGGCAGGCATCAGCTTTAGTCAATTTGCCCGCGCAGCCGAGAACCGCCGCTGGCAAATGCCGGATGAAGGCGCTCCCCATGCAGCGACCTGGATGGCATTTGGCGCCAGTGCGGAAATCTGGGAGCCTCATCTACTGTCGGTGGTGCAGAGAAATCTGGCATTGGTCGCCAAAACCATCGCAGCATTTGAACCGGTGAATATGCTGGTACGCGAAGAGGACCGCGACATCGCCGCTCGTCTGTGCGGGCCGTCGGTTAATCTGCTGGTTCACCCAATTGACGATCTGTGGATCCGTGACACGGGGCCAGTGTTTGTAAAAAGCGCTCACGGCGCGCTCGGCGGCGTCGGGTTTAATTTCAACGGTTGGGGCGATAAACAGGAACATGAGCGCGACGCCGAGGTGGCAGAATTCGTCACCGATGACGTTAACGCCGAATTTATCCGCTCGTCGCTAACACTGGAAGGCGGCGGTATCGAAGTGGACGGCGAAGGTACGGCGATTATTACCGAGAGCTGTGTTCTCAACCCGAACCGCAATCCCGGCGTCAGCAAAGCAGAATGTGAAGCTGAACTGAAACGCCTGCTGGGGCTGGAAAAAATCATCTGGCTACCCGGCATTGCCGGGAAAGATATTACTGATGGGCACACGGATTTTTATGCAAGATTCACACATCCGGGTACGGTGGTGGCCGGTATTGAGCAAGATCCTTCGTCCTTTGATTACGCAGTCACCCGGCGTCATCTGGAAATTTTACGTGCCGCCACGGACGCACAAGGGCGACGGCTGAAGGTAGTGACGCTGGAAGGACCTTCCACCATCCGCCAGACTTATGCGGGTGATGATTTCGCCGCCGGCTATATCAATTTCTATGTCTGCAACGGCGCCGTTATTGCGCCGGAGTTTGGTGATAAACGCACCGACCGAAATACCCGCGCTATTTTGCAGGAGCTATTTGCTGAGCGTGAAATTATTCAACTGAATATCGACGGTATCGCGGCAGGCGGCGGTGGTATTCACTGTGCAACGCAGCAGCAGCCTCGCTAG
- a CDS encoding helix-turn-helix transcriptional regulator, with protein sequence MDNSSRHERLANRIALILLQLFKDGAVSRCELASRFKVTERTIYRDLNRLGEFVTCSKAGVYRISMQNEAEHKLPSLESLSEKTGLSELLPLSGESSLRNILTAIEYKRIKILPLPPETLDSEQQKIIFSSLDKAIKESLVCIIHYKGKVRTLHPYRLMNLKGVWYLAATDAELMIKAFRLSAIEWLDVKKSTFTPDSDIHDYLDSEDDAWFSMNKMEVMVEVLPGITRYFERRNILPQQKIISKTPDGKLIVSTRIAHRDQLFSTLRFWLPNVRIVSPRAEANAFAAQLSQYISHLAQENDLVTDNVSQDNA encoded by the coding sequence ATGGATAATTCTTCACGGCATGAGCGTTTGGCAAATCGTATCGCACTCATTTTGTTGCAGCTGTTTAAAGATGGTGCGGTTTCGCGTTGTGAACTGGCAAGTCGCTTTAAGGTTACGGAGAGAACCATCTATCGTGATTTAAATCGCTTGGGAGAGTTTGTCACTTGCTCTAAAGCCGGGGTATATCGAATTAGCATGCAAAATGAGGCAGAACACAAACTGCCTTCGTTAGAGAGTCTAAGTGAAAAAACGGGGTTGAGTGAATTACTCCCCTTATCAGGAGAGAGTTCGTTACGAAATATTCTCACGGCGATTGAATATAAGCGGATAAAAATATTACCGCTCCCACCAGAAACTTTGGACTCTGAGCAACAGAAGATCATATTTTCCAGCCTTGATAAAGCCATTAAAGAAAGTTTGGTTTGCATTATTCATTACAAAGGAAAAGTTAGAACACTCCATCCATACCGTTTAATGAATTTAAAAGGAGTATGGTATCTGGCGGCAACGGATGCTGAATTAATGATTAAAGCCTTTCGGTTGAGTGCAATTGAGTGGCTGGATGTTAAAAAATCAACGTTTACCCCAGACAGTGATATCCATGACTATCTCGATAGCGAAGATGACGCCTGGTTCAGTATGAATAAAATGGAGGTCATGGTTGAAGTACTACCCGGCATTACCCGTTATTTTGAGCGACGAAACATACTGCCGCAGCAAAAAATCATCAGCAAAACACCGGACGGTAAGTTAATCGTCTCAACGCGAATTGCGCATCGGGATCAACTCTTTTCTACGTTGCGGTTCTGGCTACCAAATGTGCGAATTGTATCGCCCAGGGCCGAAGCTAATGCATTTGCGGCGCAACTTTCTCAGTACATTTCCCACCTTGCTCAAGAAAATGACCTTGTAACCGATAATGTTTCACAGGATAACGCCTAA
- a CDS encoding APC family permease, whose translation MTTNSSENLSAQTGKTQLRKSLKLWQVVVMGLAYLTPMTVFDTFGIVSGISNGHVPASYLLALAGVLFTAISYGKLVRQFPQAGSAYTYAQKAINPHVGFMVGWSSLLDYLFLPMINVLLAKIYLSALFPEVAPWIWVVMFVVILTAANLKSVNLVANFNALFVLVQVAIIAVFIFLVVQGLHKGEGVGTVWSLQPFVSQNAHLIPIITGATIVCFSFLGFDAVTTLSEETPDAARTIPKAIFLTALYGGLIFILASFFMQLFFPDISRFKDPDAALPEIALYVGGKLFQSIFLCTTFVNTLASGLASHASVSRLLYVMGRDNVFPEKYFGYVHPKWRTPALNVIMVGIVALSALFFDLVTATALINFGALVAFTFVNLSVYNHFWRREGRKHSWQDKLHYLVLPMVGAATVAVLWVNLEVTSLTLGLVWAGLGLVYLAYLTRRFRKPPPQFDAAKTERAWE comes from the coding sequence ATGACGACTAATTCCTCCGAGAATCTTTCTGCCCAGACGGGCAAAACCCAACTGCGTAAATCTCTGAAACTGTGGCAGGTGGTGGTGATGGGGCTGGCCTACCTCACGCCGATGACGGTGTTTGACACCTTTGGCATTGTTTCGGGCATCAGCAATGGTCATGTTCCGGCGTCCTATCTGCTGGCTCTGGCGGGGGTGTTGTTTACCGCGATCAGCTACGGAAAGCTGGTGCGGCAATTTCCGCAGGCCGGTTCAGCTTATACCTATGCGCAAAAGGCGATTAACCCGCATGTCGGGTTTATGGTCGGCTGGTCATCACTGCTTGACTACCTTTTCCTGCCGATGATTAACGTCCTGCTGGCGAAAATTTACCTGTCCGCACTGTTTCCGGAGGTCGCGCCCTGGATTTGGGTGGTGATGTTCGTGGTGATCCTCACTGCGGCCAATTTAAAAAGCGTTAACCTGGTGGCGAACTTCAACGCGCTGTTCGTGCTGGTTCAGGTAGCGATTATTGCCGTATTTATTTTCCTGGTGGTGCAGGGGCTGCATAAAGGCGAAGGGGTAGGGACGGTCTGGTCGCTGCAACCGTTTGTCAGCCAGAACGCGCATCTGATCCCGATTATCACCGGGGCGACCATCGTCTGCTTTTCGTTTCTCGGCTTTGATGCGGTGACGACGCTTTCAGAAGAGACGCCGGATGCCGCGCGTACCATCCCAAAAGCTATTTTCCTCACCGCGCTGTACGGCGGGCTGATCTTTATTTTGGCCTCGTTTTTTATGCAGTTGTTCTTCCCGGACATCAGCCGTTTTAAAGACCCGGACGCGGCGCTGCCGGAGATTGCGTTGTACGTCGGCGGCAAGCTGTTCCAGTCGATTTTCCTGTGTACGACCTTTGTGAATACGCTGGCTTCAGGTCTGGCGTCTCACGCCAGCGTTTCCCGACTGCTGTACGTCATGGGGCGCGATAATGTCTTCCCGGAAAAGTATTTTGGCTACGTGCATCCAAAATGGCGCACGCCTGCGTTGAACGTCATTATGGTCGGAATTGTGGCGCTGTCGGCTCTGTTTTTTGACCTGGTTACCGCAACGGCGCTGATTAACTTTGGCGCGCTGGTGGCGTTTACCTTCGTCAATCTGTCCGTGTATAACCACTTCTGGCGTCGTGAAGGGCGTAAGCATAGCTGGCAGGATAAATTGCACTATCTGGTATTGCCAATGGTGGGCGCAGCCACGGTTGCCGTGTTGTGGGTCAACCTTGAGGTGACGTCGCTGACGCTTGGGCTGGTGTGGGCTGGGTTAGGCCTGGTTTATCTTGCGTACTTGACCAGACGCTTTCGTAAACCGCCGCCGCAGTTTGACGCCGCGAAAACCGAACGTGCCTGGGAGTAA
- a CDS encoding glutamine synthetase family protein — translation METNIVEVENFVQHSEERRSSAFAREVKQYLERYPNTQFVDVLLTDLNGSFRGKRIPVSGLHKLEKGCYFPASVFAMDILGNVVEEAGLGQELGEPDRTCVPVPGTLTPSAADPEYIGQMMLTMLDEDGAPFDVEPRNVLNRLWQKLRQRGLFPVVAVELEFYLLDRQRDSEGYLQPPCAPGTGDRNTQSQVYSVDNLNHFADVLNDIDELAKLQLIPADGAVAEASPGQFEINLYHTDNVLDACDDALALKRLVRLVAEKHKMHATFMAKPYEEHAGSGMHIHISILNKKGENVLAETDGEDSALLKRVLAGMIDLMPASMALLAPNMNSYRRFQPGMYVPTQASWGHNNRTVALRIPCGDRDSHRVEYRVAGADANPYLVMSTILAGILHGLDNELPLQEEVEGNGLEQDGVPFPIRQSDALWEFMQNDHLRELLGERFSHVYHACKNDELIQFERLITDTEIEWMLKNA, via the coding sequence ATGGAAACCAATATCGTAGAAGTTGAGAATTTTGTTCAGCATTCTGAAGAGAGACGAAGTAGCGCGTTTGCGCGTGAAGTAAAACAGTATCTGGAGCGCTATCCCAACACGCAGTTTGTGGATGTGCTGTTAACCGATCTGAACGGTAGTTTTCGCGGTAAACGTATTCCGGTTTCTGGTTTGCATAAGCTGGAGAAGGGCTGTTATTTCCCGGCATCCGTGTTTGCGATGGATATTCTGGGCAACGTAGTAGAAGAGGCCGGGTTAGGACAGGAGTTGGGTGAACCGGATCGCACGTGCGTTCCGGTGCCCGGTACGTTAACCCCTTCGGCAGCCGATCCGGAATATATCGGGCAGATGATGCTGACGATGTTAGATGAAGATGGCGCTCCCTTTGACGTTGAGCCGCGGAACGTACTGAACCGACTCTGGCAGAAACTTCGCCAGCGCGGCCTGTTCCCCGTCGTAGCGGTAGAGCTGGAGTTCTATTTACTCGATCGTCAGCGTGATTCCGAAGGCTATCTTCAGCCGCCATGTGCGCCGGGCACTGGCGACCGCAATACCCAAAGTCAGGTTTACTCCGTGGATAACCTGAACCACTTTGCTGATGTGCTCAACGATATTGATGAGCTGGCCAAACTGCAGTTGATCCCGGCTGACGGTGCGGTGGCTGAAGCCTCCCCAGGACAGTTTGAAATCAACCTTTATCATACCGATAACGTGCTCGACGCCTGTGACGATGCGCTGGCGCTAAAACGACTGGTGCGACTGGTCGCAGAGAAACATAAGATGCACGCCACGTTTATGGCCAAGCCCTATGAGGAGCATGCCGGTAGTGGGATGCATATACACATCAGCATCCTGAATAAAAAAGGCGAGAACGTGCTGGCCGAGACGGATGGTGAAGATTCCGCGTTATTAAAGCGCGTACTGGCTGGGATGATCGATCTGATGCCGGCATCGATGGCGCTACTGGCACCGAATATGAACTCTTATCGCCGCTTCCAGCCGGGTATGTATGTTCCGACCCAGGCATCGTGGGGACATAACAATCGCACGGTAGCGCTGCGGATCCCGTGTGGTGATCGTGACAGCCACCGAGTGGAGTATCGCGTGGCAGGCGCTGACGCCAACCCGTATTTGGTCATGTCGACCATTCTTGCCGGGATCCTCCACGGTCTGGATAACGAGCTGCCGTTGCAGGAAGAAGTGGAAGGTAACGGACTGGAGCAGGATGGCGTGCCCTTCCCGATCCGCCAAAGTGATGCCCTGTGGGAGTTTATGCAAAACGATCATCTGCGTGAATTACTCGGGGAACGTTTTAGCCACGTCTATCACGCCTGTAAAAACGATGAACTTATCCAGTTTGAACGTCTTATCACCGATACCGAAATTGAGTGGATGTTGAAAAACGCCTGA
- the puuD gene encoding gamma-glutamyl-gamma-aminobutyrate hydrolase, with protein MGNIFDKPVIGVVMCRNRLKGHETQTLQEKYLNAVLNAGGLPIALPHALAEPELLNALLPKLDGIFLPGSPSNMQPHLYGENGDEPDADPGRDLLSMALINAGLERRIPIFAICRGLQELVVATGGTLYRRLCDHAQFLEHREDAELPVEQQYAPSHEVQVQQGGLLSQLIPGCNTFWVNSLHGQGAKTLGPQLRVEARSQDGLVEAVSAHDHPFALGVQWHPEWNSSEYALSRLLLEGFITACQNHLAEKQRL; from the coding sequence ATGGGCAATATATTTGACAAGCCAGTTATTGGTGTCGTGATGTGTAGGAACAGGCTTAAGGGTCACGAGACCCAGACTCTGCAAGAGAAGTACCTGAATGCGGTATTGAATGCCGGCGGATTACCGATTGCCCTTCCACATGCGCTGGCGGAGCCTGAGTTACTGAATGCTTTATTACCGAAACTGGACGGTATTTTTCTGCCAGGCAGCCCGAGCAATATGCAGCCGCACCTGTATGGTGAAAATGGCGATGAGCCTGACGCCGATCCTGGGCGTGATCTTCTGAGCATGGCGCTAATTAACGCCGGACTCGAAAGGCGCATTCCCATTTTCGCCATCTGCCGGGGCTTACAGGAATTAGTTGTCGCCACTGGCGGGACTCTGTATCGTCGCCTGTGCGATCACGCACAGTTCCTGGAACATCGTGAAGATGCGGAACTCCCGGTGGAGCAGCAATATGCGCCATCTCATGAAGTCCAGGTTCAGCAGGGAGGATTGCTGTCTCAGTTAATACCAGGTTGCAACACGTTTTGGGTTAACTCCTTACATGGCCAGGGCGCTAAAACCCTTGGTCCGCAGCTGCGTGTGGAAGCACGATCGCAGGATGGACTGGTCGAGGCCGTCAGTGCTCATGACCATCCTTTCGCGCTTGGCGTGCAGTGGCACCCGGAATGGAACAGTAGCGAATACGCCCTGTCGCGTTTGTTGCTTGAAGGTTTTATCACCGCATGTCAGAACCATCTCGCTGAAAAACAGCGTCTCTGA
- the puuR gene encoding HTH-type transcriptional regulator PuuR, with protein MSDDGLAPGKRLSEIRQQLGLSQRRAAELSGLTHSAISTIEQDKVSPAISTLQKLLKVYGLSLSEFFAEPEKPDEPQVVINQDDLIEIGSQGVSMKLIHNGDPNRTLAMIFETYQPGTTTGERIKHQGEEIGTILEGEVILTINGQTYHLVEGQSYAINTGIPHSFSNTSAGICRIISAHTPTTF; from the coding sequence ATGAGCGATGACGGCCTGGCGCCGGGTAAACGTCTGTCAGAGATCCGCCAGCAATTGGGTCTTTCGCAGCGTCGTGCCGCCGAACTGTCTGGGTTAACGCATAGCGCCATCAGCACCATAGAGCAGGATAAAGTCAGTCCTGCCATCAGTACGCTGCAAAAGCTATTGAAAGTCTATGGGCTGTCGCTCTCCGAGTTCTTTGCGGAACCGGAAAAGCCTGACGAACCGCAGGTGGTTATCAATCAGGATGATCTGATTGAGATCGGGAGTCAGGGGGTATCCATGAAACTGATTCACAACGGCGATCCTAATCGTACGCTGGCCATGATTTTTGAAACTTATCAGCCAGGTACGACGACCGGGGAGAGAATTAAACACCAGGGTGAAGAGATTGGGACAATACTGGAAGGTGAAGTGATACTGACCATCAACGGTCAAACGTATCATCTTGTTGAAGGACAAAGTTATGCCATTAACACCGGCATACCACATAGCTTCAGCAACACCTCGGCAGGGATTTGCCGCATCATCAGTGCCCACACTCCCACCACGTTCTAA